From the genome of Oscillospiraceae bacterium:
CCGTCATCGGTCTATTTGTTGTACTGCTGGCACCACAGCTTAATCCATGCAAGGGAACACTTTGCATTTGCAGAGATCAGGCCCAAAGTAGAGGCCTCGCCGGCAACAGAATCAACTGTTTTCTGGAAATAAGCTTTCTTATCACTGGAAAGAGCATCAAAAGCAGACTTCATCATGTCACAGTATTTGCTCTCTGTCAGCATATACAAAAAGTTCTTGCCAACCGGCTTGGGTTGACACCCATAAACAGCGGATGAACGTCTTTGTAGACAAAGTCTCAGCAGTTATTGTAAGTAGCTGTACCCAAATTGTTGAAAGCAAAAACTTTTGCCTGTGCCTACAGGGCAAAGGGGTGTCCGTGCGGCCTGACCTGATTCTGCTGGATATCATGATGCCGGATATGGACGGTCTGGAAACCTGCAGAAAGCTGCGGAAAACCGGATTATGAAGCGGGTGCCGATTATCATTCTTTCGGCAAAAAGTGAAGAAACCGGCAAAGTAATCGGCCTTGGCGTAGGTGCCGATGATTACATGACAAAACCTTTTGGTATCCGTGAACTGAGGGCACGGATTAATGCCCACCTCAGGCGGGTAGAACAGGATATGCCGGAAGACGAAACTATCCGGGTTGGCGGGCTAAAAATTGAGCCGTCTGCCCACTTGGTCAGTGTGGACGGCAAATCCGTGAATTTAACATTGACTGAGTATCAAATCTTAAAATATATGGCAGAAAACGTCGGGCATGTCATTACACGGGAAACCTTGGTCTCAGCACTGAGCGAAAGCATGTCCATTGAAATCGGTTCTATCAATATTCATATGCTGAATCTGCGAAGAAAAATCGGCGAACAGTATTTTATGACAGTTCGAGGCCTTGGCTACAAGCTGGTAATTCCCGAAAAGTCATAAGACCCCTATGGGCTTTGTTGGGGTTCCGCTCTGTTTAAACTGCAGAGCGTGGCCTTTTCTCACAAATAAAAAGCGGCAGGCAGACCTGCCGCAGGCACAAAAGCCAAAACTTTTTGGCGGAGGATAATCATGAAACACTTTGCTTTATTTATCTGCACATCTGTCTGTACATTTATTCTGCTGATTGCTCTGTCTGTTTGGGGAACCTCGTTCTATTTGAACAGTGTACAGAATCAGTCCGGCCACCTCATGCAGTTTATGAATGCCTATCTGCTGCAGCAGGCAAAGCGTGCGGGAAACAGTACTGTATCTGATAAATCCGCCTCTCAGCTGGCTTCTATGGGCAAATGTCGTGTCTGCTTCTTTTCACCGATGGCACACTGCTGGCCGATTCAGATTCATCTGGGCAAAAAGCACCTGCGCTGTCTTTTCCAATCAGCAATGTCACACTAAAGGGACAGGTGATTTTCCAGTCTATCTCTACACAGAACGGCCAATACAGCATGAATGTCTTTTACCCGATACAGCAAAGCTCTGAAGAATATGTTGTCCTATGCACTGTTCTGCCGCTGAAAGAGTACCCAAAGCTGCTGTTTGTGCGAAAGCTGTTCTTTGCCGCCGGCGGGGCCGTTTCCCTTTCGGCCAAAACAGATGGGCCGCAGTCTGTTTATGCAGGTGCAGGATAACGGCATTGCCGAATCAGAAATTCCGCATATATTTGAGCGCTTTTACCGTGTGGAAAAATCCAGGAATACAAAGCGCGGCGGCTCCGGCCTGGGACTTGCCATTACAAAAGGCCTGATAAATGAACTCGGCGGCAAAATTACAGTAAAGAGCCGGCTGCATTCCGGCAGCACCTTCACAATACAGTTCCCGCTGTTACAGCAAAGCGAAACACAGCAGCCGCTTTTATTGCAAAGGCCCTGCTAAATTGCTTCAATTCTACCCAAAGCAATGCGTTCTCCTGTCTGTGCATCAAACAGGGGATATTTGTCATCTTTAAACCCGACCGCAATCGATTCGCCGATTTTGTAGTTGATTCTACCAAACAGCACGCAGTTTAGATTGACCGATCCGACCGTCACCCGAATAACCGTTTCCATACCCGAAAATTTCAAATATCCTATTGACTCTTACGCGACGTTACCGTTTATGCTATCTTTACACGAAAGAGGTGACCGCATGAAAACCGTAAATGAAGTACATAAACTGACCGGCGTGAGTATACGCATGCTGCAGTATTATGACACGATTGGGCTTCTGCGCCCAACACAGTACACAGACGCGGGCTACCGGCTGTATGACGATGCAGCGCTGGCGCGTCTTGGCCAAATTCTGCTGTTCCGTGAACTGGAATTTCCGCTAAAGGAAATTAAGCAGATTTTAGACAGCCCGAATTTTGACCGAAAGCTGGCTGTCGAGCAGCAGCTTACTTTGCTGCAGCTTAAAAAAGAACACCTGGAAAACCTGATCACCTTTACGCGTGGATTAAAAGCGATGGGAGATAAAGCAATGGATTTTTCAGCTTT
Proteins encoded in this window:
- a CDS encoding ATP-binding protein codes for the protein MQVQDNGIAESEIPHIFERFYRVEKSRNTKRGGSGLGLAITKGLINELGGKITVKSRLHSGSTFTIQFPLLQQSETQQPLLLQRPC
- a CDS encoding response regulator transcription factor gives rise to the protein MKRVPIIILSAKSEETGKVIGLGVGADDYMTKPFGIRELRARINAHLRRVEQDMPEDETIRVGGLKIEPSAHLVSVDGKSVNLTLTEYQILKYMAENVGHVITRETLVSALSESMSIEIGSINIHMLNLRRKIGEQYFMTVRGLGYKLVIPEKS